A part of Acidobacteriota bacterium genomic DNA contains:
- the rlmB gene encoding 23S rRNA (guanosine(2251)-2'-O)-methyltransferase RlmB, with amino-acid sequence MTDQFEEEILYGINPLHEALHSGKVEIEKIFISKGGAEGKVGALMRMARQRGIPVSNVPVGMLRRMSGTDKHQGIVATIAASRYSSRQEIFQFIDDRSIVLILDGIEDPGNFGAIVRTAVATSVAGIFIPIKRSVGMTKVAAKRSAGSIVHARISREKSLVSLAEALKEKGFHIVAVEKDGKEDFYDFLFEFPLALILGSESSGITTELMSRTDASIRIPISEQAESLNVSVACGVILYEVMRRSITKK; translated from the coding sequence ATGACAGACCAGTTCGAAGAAGAAATACTATACGGGATAAATCCTTTGCACGAAGCACTGCATTCGGGGAAAGTTGAGATCGAGAAGATCTTCATTTCCAAAGGGGGCGCCGAAGGGAAAGTCGGGGCTCTTATGAGGATGGCCCGGCAGAGAGGGATTCCCGTTTCCAATGTCCCCGTGGGGATGCTGCGGAGGATGAGCGGGACCGATAAACACCAGGGAATCGTCGCCACCATCGCAGCCTCAAGATATTCCAGCAGACAGGAGATCTTCCAATTTATCGATGACCGTTCCATCGTCCTGATCCTGGACGGCATCGAAGATCCGGGTAATTTCGGAGCCATCGTGAGGACTGCGGTTGCAACGAGTGTTGCAGGGATTTTCATTCCAATCAAGAGATCAGTCGGAATGACAAAGGTGGCTGCAAAACGATCGGCAGGGAGCATTGTTCATGCGAGAATTTCCAGAGAAAAAAGTCTTGTATCCCTGGCAGAAGCGCTCAAAGAGAAAGGCTTTCATATCGTTGCCGTTGAGAAGGACGGGAAGGAGGATTTCTACGATTTTCTGTTCGAGTTTCCCCTTGCCCTGATCCTTGGGAGCGAGAGCAGCGGGATCACAACAGAATTGATGAGTAGGACGGATGCTTCCATAAGAATCCCTATAAGCGAGCAGGCGGAGTCTCTGAACGTTTCCGTGGCATGTGGAGTCATCCTCTATGAGGTCATGAGAAGAAGCATTACAAAAAAGTAA
- a CDS encoding GTP-binding protein produces the protein MSKERFERTKPHVNIGTIGHVDHGKTTLTSAITMTLA, from the coding sequence ATGTCCAAGGAGAGATTTGAAAGGACGAAGCCGCACGTAAACATAGGGACGATCGGGCACGTTGATCACGGGAAGACGACATTGACGTCAGCGATCACGATGACGCTGGCGAA
- the ispF gene encoding 2-C-methyl-D-erythritol 2,4-cyclodiphosphate synthase, with the protein MIRAGIGYDVHPLKRGRRLILGGVEIAFDKGLDGHSDADVLIHSIIDAILGAMAEKDIGFYFPVSDPAWRDASSVEMLEKVRMIVHEKGFTIINLDSIIIADQPPLAAYFEAMKDRIASTLRVSREMISIKGKRVEGLGFVGKGEGMAAQAVALLQRER; encoded by the coding sequence ATGATAAGAGCGGGAATAGGATACGATGTTCATCCGCTGAAGAGGGGAAGAAGGCTCATACTGGGCGGCGTCGAGATTGCATTCGATAAAGGGCTGGATGGTCACTCCGATGCCGATGTTCTGATTCATAGTATCATCGATGCCATCCTTGGAGCAATGGCAGAGAAAGATATCGGCTTTTATTTTCCAGTGTCTGATCCAGCCTGGCGTGATGCATCGAGCGTGGAGATGCTCGAGAAGGTTAGGATGATCGTCCATGAGAAAGGGTTCACCATCATAAACCTCGATTCCATAATCATAGCTGATCAGCCTCCTCTTGCGGCATACTTCGAGGCAATGAAGGATCGCATAGCTTCTACACTGAGAGTGAGCAGAGAGATGATCAGTATCAAGGGGAAGAGAGTGGAAGGTCTGGGATTCGTCGGGAAGGGAGAAGGAATGGCGGCTCAGGCAGTGGCTCTTCTTCAGAGGGAGCGCTGA